GGGGACAAAATGGTGGGGATCACGAGGGCCAAAGGGCAGgaaatctgaggggaaaaaatgagaattgGAAGGCGAAAAGGACAGTAAACTTGAgtgaaaagggcagaaaatgagaggaagaaaagatatgaaacagaaggagagaaatggtgggaaaaatggggggagaaaggggaaggagccatgaggggaaaaagagcgggaaacgtgaggggagaaaaggagggggggaaatgtgaggggaaagaAAGGTGGGAAATGGAAGGCAAAAAGGAAAGTAAATTGGAGTGAAAAGGACTCGCTTAATGACAGAAATTAAAGGACGGAAAGGTACAAAACAGAAGGGGACAAAAGGGAAAcatgaggggggaaaagggtggaaaacatgaggggagaaaagagcgggaaacgtgaggggacaAAATGGTGGGGATCGTGAGGGGCCAAAAGGGCAGgaaatctgaggggaaaaagtgGGAATTGGAAGGCAAAAAGGACAGTAAATTCAAGTGAAAAGGATGGGaaatgagaggaagaaaaggtaTGAAACAAAAGGGGAGAAATGGTGGGAAATgtgaagggagaaaaagaaggaaactgcgaggggagaaaagagcgggaaacgtgaggggagaaaatgggggaaacgtgaggggagaaaacgCACCAAACTGAAGGCAAAAAGGATGGTAAACTTGAATGAAAAGGATGGGAaatgagaagaagaaaaggtaTGAAACAAGGGGAGAAAAGACGGAAAATGTGGGTGGAGAAAAAAGcaggaaacatgaggggaaaaagggtgaaaaacgtgaggggagaaaagcgAATGaaacatgagggggaaaaaagacaggaaacaggaggaaaaatgggtGTAAaagataaagggaaaaaatgcaaataacatGAGGCCAAAAATGATGGGAAATGTGAAGGGACAGAAGGGCGGGAGGTGTGAGAAGAAAAATGGTTGGAAGcttgaggggaaaagggtgggaaacgtgagtaaaaaaggggaaaatgtgagaaaaattaccaaaaaaaaatccctggggTGCTTGGATTCCTTAATGCTGCCGCGGCCAAAGCAAATCCTTGCAGTGGAttctgtgggaatttgggggggccTGCTTGGTCCCTCCCAAAATCACACAGGGAGGGACCCCCAGGTTTGTTCCATTTTGGACCCTTTTTTGGGGGTGTctcaattttttgggggatgggGTCAGGCCCTTAGGACCCCAATTTTGGGAGGGGGTCCCCAAATTCTGGGGGAGCTTGCACCCTTGGGATCCCAATTTTGGGATAGTCCAAATATTTTGTGGGATGGTCCCTTTTTTGGCCGGGGCGGGGGGGTGGGGGTCACGCCTTTGGGACCCCAAATTTTGGCTGCGATGGTTGCACTCCAAGGTCGTCTTTTTTAGGGAAGggtccccaaattttggggagCCCCATTTTTGGGAGGGGGTCTCACctttgggttcttttttttgCAGGCATCCCTAAATTCCCAAATGTTTGGGAGGGGTCGCACCCTTGGGAACCCAAActttgggggggtccccaaaattttAGGGGCGGGTCGCActccagggtctctttccagAGGGGTGGACCtcaggtttttggggggggttctTTTACTTGGGGGGGTGTCGCTCCCTTGGGAacccaaatttttggggtttcgcACCCCTGGGACGCCAATTTTTTGTGGGggggtcccattttggggtcccttcaCCTCGATCCCATTTTTCCGGTGGGAGGGGGGGAATTCTCGCTCTCCTCGCTGTTCCCATTGCCATAAAAACCTCCCATTCCCATGGCAACCGCCGTTCCCCCAATATCCACCTCTCCCTCGCCGCTGTTCCCGTTACCATGGGAACTGCTCAACACCCCCACCGCTGTTCCCACGGTTGAGCTTCCTCCCCCCGCGCTgctgttgccatggaaactcaGTATCCCTCCCTCCGCGCCGTTCCCATGGTAACCGGAAATTTATGGAAATTTTATGGAAATTTCGGAGAAAATTtgagaaattttgggggaattttgatGGGATTTGGTGGAGGCTGAAGCGCCTCAAGAAGATCGAGGTGGAGCCCAAGAAGAGCGAaggtgggggtttggggaggattCAGGGGATTTTGGAAAATTTATGGAAATTTATGGAAATATATGGAAATTTTATGGAAATTTTGTGGAAATTCTGGAGAAAATtggagaattttgaaggaattttgggagattttggagGGATCTaagggggatttgagggaggcTGAAGCGCCTCAAGAAGATCAAGGTGGAGCCCAAGAAGAGCGAAGGTGAGGGTTTGGGGAGGATTCcgaggattttggggaaatttatgGAAATTTGTGGAAATTTTATGGAAATTTCGGAGAAAACTGGAgaattttgggtgatttttgaggattttggggggatttcgaGGGTGAAAGGAGCTCAAGAACCTCAAGAGCAAGGTGGAGCCCAAGAAGAGCGAAGGTGGGAGTTTGGGGAGGATTCcgaggattttggggaaatttatggaaatttatggaaattttatggaaatttttgagaattttggAGCATTTTGGACGATttttgaaggaattttgggggattttggaggtttGGAGGACAGGGGAGGCTGAAGCGCCTCAAGAAGATCAAGGTGGAGCCCAAGAAGAGCGAAGGTGGGagtttggggaggatttggtggattttggggaaatttatggaaatttatggaaatttatgaaaatttcagagaaaattGGAGacattttgggtgatttttgaggGATCTAAGGGGGATTTGGAGGATGGGAGAACCTCAAGAAGATCAAGGTGGAGCCCAAGAAGAGCGAaggtgggggtttggggaggattagggggattttggggaaattttatggaaatttatggaaattttggagaaaattggagaaattttcagtgatttttagGGGTTCCTGGGTGGTTCTTTGAGGTTctcaggtggaattttggggttcccaggtggaattttggggttcctgggtggTTCTTTGAGGTTCTCAGGTGGTtctttggggttcccaggtggttttttgaggtttccaggtggaattttggggttcccgggTGGTTTTCGAGCGTTctcaggtggaattttgggatttcttgttggttttttggggttcccaggtggaattttggggttcctgggttgttctttggggttcccaggtggaattttggggttcccaggtggaattttggggtttccaggtggaattttggggttcccggaTGGTTTTTGAGGTTCCcgggtggttttttggggtcacctggtctcacctgtcccccccAGCCTTCATCCGGTAGCTGGACCCCTGAGGAACCTTCaggattttggatttttggagGTTCTCAGGTGGTTCCTTGAGGTTCCTTGGTGGTTCTTTGAGGTTcccaggtggaattttgggatttctagttggttttttggggttctgaggtggaattttggggttcctgggtggttctttggggttcccaggtggaattttggggttcccaggtggttttttgaggtttccaggtggttttttggggtcacCTCATCTCACCTGTCCCCCCCAGCCTTCATCCGGTAGCTGGACCCCTGAGGaacctttgggattttggatttttgggggttcctgggTGGTTCTTTGAGGTTCTCAGGTGGTTCTTTGGGGTTctcaggtggaattttggggttcacaggtggaattttggggttcccaggtggtTTTTGAGTGTTCTCAGGTGGAATTTCGGGATTTGtagttgttttttttggggttcacaggtggaattttggggttcctgggttgTTCTTTGAGGTTctcaggtggaattttggggttcccgggTGGTTTTTTTGAGGTTCccaggtgatttttggggtcacCTGACCTCACTTGTCCACCTCCAACCTTCATCCAGATGATCTTTGGGATTTCCttgtggattttgggtttttggagGTTCTCAGGTGGTTCTTTGGGGTTCTCAGGTGGTTCTTTGGGGTTtccaggtggaattttggggttcctgggtggTTTTTGAGTGTTctcaggtggaattttgggatttctagTTGGTTCTTTGGGGTTtccaggtggaattttggggttcctagGTGGTTTTTGAGTGTTctcaggtggaattttgggatttctagTTGGTTCTTTGGGGTTTccagggggaattttggggttcccgggtggttttttgaggtttccaggtggaattttggggtcacctggtctcacctgtcccccccAGCCTTCATCCGGAAGCTGGACCCCGCCTACCAGGTGGACAAAGGCAACAAGATCCGGCTGATGGTGGAGCTCAGCAACCCCGACCTGCCCCTCAAGTGGTACAAGAACGGGCAGCTCATCAAGCCCAGCAACAAGTGagtgccagctgggcacaggtgggcacaggtgtgccccaggtgtgtcccagtgtcctgggttgactatatgatgctcttatccccaatcgtctcattctgtttatgttgaataataataagttttgtacctttaagagtgttacagagagtgaagggggagagagaagaagcgcgcagttttgtttctcagacactgcactcactcctccacattcctgctcctgactgtgttgtctgcggacagacagcgggacagagagctcttcttttgctttttagttagtgttagctagctgaggcaaagaagttccctggactggttttttttcccttttccttggacctcttggaactgctctggactgaacacccaggagagcaccggcagctgcagctgtggcccaccgggctggccctggcctgcgacaattccagcactgagagactgatcagagactgagtgagctgctgcttgaacccggggttttctcagtttgtcatctcttttagagtggcaaggggtctcattgttttgatactgttttggtcttattgtttaataaacagggggttttttccacctttctccaaggaggtatttttctttcctcccagaccagttgaggggggaggggccgattggatctgcttttcccaccggagctcctttggggggattcttccccaaacttgctctaaacctggacaaatacatgaattggcgcccaacgcgcggctggaaaatgtggaaaaaagccctattaattgtgtgtctgttgttGCTAAAGCAGTTAGTAGACATGATGCTTggacccctgatgtctctggttgtgaaagcctctgtatggctctgggctctagacctttttgaggtttcaatacctttctggtcattaggattattgtccttaacaagtaatttttacggtagaggggtacggattggaatagctgttgtgctggccctggtgataatgatttataaagcgttcaaaaagatactgacctctgtttacagcatgtatggtttatggtttcttcatcctaccctgcatcccaattccagtggtatgttttgggaatttattagtaactatactcagtctgttagaggtggagctaagaatgagactttccagccttccctttccctcttctcctttggatcggttatgtcactttttgagaatgttcagtttcccctgaatgttaaagagaccatctttctggtatttaatttggtaagtcttctctatatggtctgcagcttctctagattgagggctgagatttctagatgggctgatgagacccctgactcaggagtaaaccctggtgtggaaaatcctaagtggtgtgggaaatgggaggatatgggcgaaatcctgaaggaattctctgaccctatagtgtgggattttccccatgaacaaattcagaacccagctgaggtggggaaatatctgaaagagaagtaccaggatgagcctaaggagaggaaggtcattgcagcgAGCTGGGCCcaggcatatgcttatcgcacactgctagatactgtcaggcagcagacagaggcaggggggcagggagataaatcagcaactgtcccggtgactcaggctgcagctaacactccaggctcgaagccagcatctaaacccatggctgttgctaccagcactagaagtgggaaatgcacagccaagaccaatcgaccagtggatgatgatgatgatgatgatgaaggagaaggaacctcagtgccccctgacgtaaagtcaggagtcaaagcagcagatgcaagatcagatgccaatactgagtccttctccctgaaggaccttcgtggcctacggaaggattacactcgaaggtctgatgaatccataattagttggctggtccgtctctgggatgctgcaggcgaggctaccgttttggatggcactgaagccaggcatttgggatccctgtcacaggatactgtcatagaccaaggaatgatgaggggggctaactctcagagcctctgggaacgggtcctaagaagtgtagcagaaagatacctgtgtgcagacgatctctatatgcagcagactcagtggaagacaatagagcaagggatccaacgcctgagagaaatggccgtggttgagattatcttctcagatgatgtaacaactaggaacccagacttagtaccatgcacgtctgtgatgtggcgaaaactcgtacgacttgggccacaagaatatgcctctgccttagccatcatgaagagggatgagaggggtgagactgtgcttgacatggcaaggaagctccgagcatatgcagatgctgtacatggcccaacacatgccagaatcgcagcggtggaaacacgtcttcaaaaattagaggacaagatagaggagggtcacaagaaactgagggaggagattaaagagagctttctccaaatctcggcagtgcagatcagaggttctggtacccaacgcagacgttccccagacggcgagagaaggtacatcccacgagctgagctgtggttctatttgcgtgattgtggagaagacatgaggagatggcatagacaacctacctctgctctggcacaacgggtgagacaactgaagattcagagaggaagttccaaaagggaagcagctccagtggccagtaaccgaactgtcacatatgatgataatgacaatatttttgatccccttgaaggaacctccaagacatatgcccagggaaagaaggataaccaggcttagaggggccctgcctctagccaggtagaggccagggaaaaccgtgttttttggactgtgtggattcgttggcctggcacatatgaaccacaagaatacaaagctttggttgacactggtgcacaatgcacattaatcccatcaagacatgtggggacagagtctgtttctattgctggtgtgacagggggatcacaggattttactttggtagaagctgaggtgagcctgactggaaatgagtggaagaaacactctattgtgactggcccagaggccccatgtattttgggcatagactaccttcgaagtgggtatttcaaagacccaaagggactcagatgggcatttggaatagccgCTGTAaagacagagggtgtcaagcagttgaacagcttgcctggactgtcagacagcccatctgcagtaggtctcctgaaggtggaagagcaacgagtgccaattgccacctcaacagtgcaccgccgacagtaccgaacgaatcgagatgctgtgatccccatccataagatgatccgagagctggagagccaaggggtggtcagcaagacccactcacccttcaacagccccatctggcctgtgcgaaaatctgaaggagaatggagattgactgtggactatcgtgcattgaatgaagtgaccccacccgtgagcgctgctgtgccggacatgctggaactccagtacgagctggagtccaaggcagcaaggtggtacgccactatagacattgccaatgcatttttctccattcctctggcagcagaatgcaggcctcagtttgctttcacctggagaggcgtgcagtacacctggaaccgattgccccaggggtggaagcacagccccaccatctgccatggactgatccaggctgcactggaaaagggtgaggctccagaacatctgcaatatattgatgacatcattgtgtgggggaagacagcagcagaggtgttcgagaaaggggagaaaattatccagattctcctaaaagctggcttcgccatcaagaagaacaaagtcaagggacctgctcaagagatccagtttctgggagtgaagtggcaagacggacggcgtcagattcccaccgatgtcatcaacaagatcacagcaatgtctccactcaccaataagaaagagacacaagctttcttgggtgcaataggtttttggaggatgcatattcctgagtacagtcagatcgtgagccctctctacctggtcacccgtaagaagaacactttccactggggcccagagcagcaacaagcctttgcccagatcaagcaggagattgctcatgcagtagcccttggccaagtcaggacaggaccagaggtgaagaatgtgctctactctgcagccgggaaccatggcttgtcctggagcctttggcagaaggtgcctgaggagactcggggtcgaccactgggattttggagtcgaagctacagagggtctgaagccaactatactccaacagagaaagaaatcctggctgcctatgaaggagtccaggctgcttcggaggtaataggcactgaagcacaactcctcctggcaccccgactacccgtgctggggtggatgttcaaaggcaaggttccttccactcaccatgccaccagtgctacatggagcaagtggattgctctcatcactcagcgcgcccatataggtaaactgaatcgccctgggattttggaggtcattacaaattggcccgaaggtgaaaactttggtctctctgatgaaggggaacaagaagagacatgagctgaagaagctccaccatacaaccaactgccagcagaagatacacaatacgctctctttactgatgggtcgtgccgcattgtgggaatgaaccggaagtggaaagcagctgtatggagccccacacggcaggtggcagaggccactgaaggagaaggtggatcaagccaacttgctgaactcaaagctgttcaactggccctggacattgctgagagagagaagtggccaaagctctacctttatactgattcatggatggtagccaatgctctgtggggatggctggagaggtggaaaaaggctaactggcaacgtagaggaaagccaatttgggctgctgaagagtggaaagacattgctaccagggtagggaagctgcctgtgaaggtccgccatgtagatgcccatgtacccaagagaagggctaatgaggagcaccaaaacaatgatcaggtagaccaagccgcaaagataggggtgtccaaaatagacctagattgggaacataaaggagagttattcttagcttggtgggcccatgatgcctcaggccaccagggcagagatgccacctataagtgggcacaagaccgaggggtggatctaaccatggacagtatctctcaggttatccatgactgtgagacgtgtgccgccatcaagcaggccaagcgactgaagcccctctggtacggtgggcggtggtccaagtacaagtatggggagacctggcagattgactgcatcacactgccccagacacgccagggcaagcgctacgtgctgaccatggtggaggccaccactggatggttggaaacctaccctgtgcctcatgctacagcccggaacaccatcctgggcctggaaaagcaagttctgtggagacatggcacccctgagaggattgagtcagacaatgggactcatttcaagaacagccttgtcaacacctgggctagggaacatggcattgagtgggtgtaccatatcccctaccatgcaccagctgcaggcaaagtggagaggtacaatggactgttaaaaaccacgatgaaagcattaggtgggggatctttcaagaactgggatcagcatctggcaaaagccacctggttagttaacacccgaggctctactaaccgagtcggccctgcccaatctgagcctttgcagagagtagatggagacaaagtcccagtggtacatgtcagaggtttgttagggaagactgtgtggatcaattctgcctcgagtacagacaaacccattcgtggggttgtctttgctcagggaccaggttgcacgtggtggataatgcaaaaagatggaagaacacgatgtgtacctcagggagacctgattgttgcataaaacctgtataaatatcactgtttcctgaatgttattaccattgtctgtgtatagttgtataatggatgtatcatgtatgtacttgtagagttagaatttatattagttttagtagtaagcagacgatatggggataaggggtggaatgtcctgggttgactatatgatgcttttatccccaatcgtctcattctgtttatgttgaataataataagttttgtacctttaagagtgttacagagagtgaagggggagagagaagaagcgcgcagttttgtttttcagacactgcactcactcctccacattcctgctcctgactgtgttgtctgcggacagacagcgggacagagagctcttcttttgctttttagttagtgttagctagctgaggcaaagaagttccctggactggttttttttcccttttccttggacctcttggaactgctctggactgaacacccaggagagcaccggcagctgcagctgtggcccaccgggctggccctggcctgcgacaattccagcactgagagactgatcagagactgagtgagctgctgcttgaacccagggttttctcagtttgtcatctcttttagagtggcaaggggtctcattgttttgatactgttttggtcttattgtttaataaacagggggttttttccacctttctccaaggaggtatttttctttcctcccggaccagttgaggggggaggggccgattggatctgcttttcccaccggagctcctttggggggattcttccccaaacttgctctaaacctggacacccaggtacccccaggtgtgtccaggtgtgcccCAAGTGTGctccaggtgggcacaggtgggcacaggtacccccaggtgtgctcagatGTGGCTCAGGTGGGTACAGGTGTCCCCAGGTATgtccaggtgggcacaggtagACACAGGTGTTCTCAGGCgtccctcaggtgtccccaggtgtgccccaggtgggcacaggtggcCCTCAGGGGTGTCCAGGTGTACCCCAGGTATGGCATaggtgtgtccaggtgggcacaggtgtgtccccaggtacccccaggtaggcacaggtgtgcccaggagtgcccaggtgtgccccaggtgtgccccaggtacccccaggtgtgccccaggtgggcacaggtgtgcccaggtgtccccagacactcccaggattgtgtccaggtgtgctccaggtgtccccaggaagCCCCAGGTGGGAagaggtgcccccaggtgtgtcctcaGGTGTGGCAGAGGTGTTTCCAGGTGGACACAAAGGAGTGCCCTCAGGTGAGCACAGGTATGCCCAGGTATTGCACAGGTGTCCCCAGAAACtccccaggtgggcacaggggtgCCCCAGGTATGGCataggtgtgtccaggtgtgcccaggtgggcacaggtggtCACAGGTATGCCCAGGTATTGCACAGGTGTCCCCAGGAACTGCCCCGGTGTCCCcatgtgtgcccaggtgtgtccaggtgggtacaggtgtggcacaggtgccccccAGGTGTGCCTCTAGgcatgcccaggtgtgcccaggtatcCCTCAGGTTTCCCCAGACAGTTCCAGGTGGGTCCAGgcatccccaggtgtgtccaggtgcatccaggtgtgccccaggtgggcacaggtgaccccaggtgtgtccaaggtgtgcccaggtgcccctcAGGTGTCCCTAGCTGTCCACAGAGATcgccaggtgggcacaggtgtgtTCAGGTgcatccaggtgtgcccaggtgtgtgcccaggtgtgcccaggtgcccccaggtgtgtccaggtgtgcccaggtgtgcgcAGGTGTGTCCctaggtgcccccaggtgtacCAGGGAGGTtctcaggtgcccccaggtgcccccaggtgtgtgcccaggtgcaccAGGGAGGGtctcaggtgcccccaggtgcccccaggtgtgtgcccaggtgtgcccgtTGCCAGGTACGTGATTGAGAACGTGGGCCTCAAGCGCATCCTCACCATCAACAAGTGCTCGCTGGCCGATGACGCCGCCTACGAGTGCCGGGTCAACGACGAGAAGAGCTTCACCGAGGTCTTCGTCAAAGGTGGGCACGGGGGCACCcggggggcacctggggggcacacctgggtacctggggggcacctggggggcacctggggggcacacctggggtacctgggtggggttttggggggtgtctgggggcacctgggtacctggggggcacctggggTACCTGAGgtacctgggggcacctggggggcacacctgggtacctGGGGGgtacctgggggcacctggggggcacacctgggtacctgggggacacctggagggACCTGGGGGGCACAACTGGGTACCTGGGTGGGGTTTTGGAGGTCTTGGAGGTGCCCATGGAGGTACCTGGGGAGGGTTTGAGGTGCCTGAggggcacctggggggcacacctgggtagcTGGGGGGCACCTGGGGCACCTGGGTGGAGTTTGAGGGCACCTGTGGAGGTTTTGGGGAgtcctgggggcacctgggtggggttttgggggtcttggAGGTGCCCATGGAGGttctgggggcacctggggggttttgggggggttctgGGGGCACCTGGAGGGGGTTTGAGGCACCTGTGGGCACCTGAGGGCAtctgggaggggttttgggggtcttggAGGTGCCCACGGaggcacctgggggcacctgggggcacctggggggtACCTGAGtgggcacctgggggcaccgGTGACCATTGGGAAGGGCCCTGAGGACCAGCAGGTGGTGTCCCCTcgtctgtcccctcacctgtccgtgtgtccatctgtcccaGAGCCACCAGTGACCATCGTGAAGGGCCTCAAGAACCAGAGGGTGGTGtcacctcacctgtcccctcacctgtccgctgtcccctcacctgtccgtgtgtccgtccctcacctgtccgtgtgtctgtcccAGAGCCACCAGTGACCATCGTGAAGGGCCTCAAGAACCAGAGGgtggtgtcccctcacctgtccctgtgtccgtcCCTcgcctgtccgtgtgtccgtccctcgcctgtccgtgtgtccatccctcacctgtccgtgtgtccgtctgtcccagAGCCACCAGTGACCATCGTGAAGGGCCTCAAGAAC
The sequence above is a segment of the Zonotrichia albicollis isolate bZonAlb1 chromosome 35, bZonAlb1.hap1, whole genome shotgun sequence genome. Coding sequences within it:
- the LOC141726464 gene encoding myosin-binding protein C, fast-type-like; amino-acid sequence: MREAALRFLELGLMETREKDPSIAALAAQTGLILSALKDRRKSGLSLRGLCRWNFGGFWRFGGQGRLKRLKKIKVEPKKSEAFIRKLDPAYQVDKGNKIRLMVELSNPDLPLKWYKNGQLIKPSNKYVIENVGLKRILTINKCSLADDAAYECRVNDEKSFTEVFVKEPPVTIMKGPEDQQVVVGERVVLEAEVSEEGTQVMWYRPAAFKRCWTY